One Gadus morhua chromosome 13, gadMor3.0, whole genome shotgun sequence genomic window carries:
- the LOC115557612 gene encoding protein ANTAGONIST OF LIKE HETEROCHROMATIN PROTEIN 1-like produces MAGIANIAALYLLWESEESEDRRKRKRRRLWVHDILRRRPHLGEFHHLLQELRLDDGRFQRYFRLSRAQFDDLLARVGARISRQDTNYRRSISAAERLSICLRFLATGDSFRTIATSFRVGASTVASIVSDGVTAIWDCLVEEFMAVPTTEDWRVIAQQFEEQWNFPLCCGAIDGKHVVLKAPANSGSQFFNYKGTFSIVLLAVVDADKCFRIIDVGGYGRTSDGGILANSVFGQALRAGDLKLPADRVLSAAAQRGSLPHVFVADEAFPLRTNLMRPFPGRVLPRERRVFNYRLSRARLVVENAFGILSSQWRIYRRVIEVRPELAERCVKATCVLHNLLRRTAPTAEVRDCLPVGVVLPLPGLGRVAANNAGREAIRIRETFTSYFSAEGTVSWHDTIV; encoded by the exons atggctggCATCGCCAACATCGCTGCGCTTTATTTGCTGTGGGAGTCCGAGGAGTCCGAGGACCGTCGCAAACGCAAACGCCGTCGTCTTTGGGTGCACGACATCCTCCGGAGACGGCCACAtctgggtgagtttcaccacttGCTCCAAGAACTCCGCCTGGATGACGGCCGGTTTCAGCGGTACTTTCGACTGAGTCGGGCCCAGTTCGATGACCTGCTAGCCCGGGTTGGTGCCAGGATCTCCCGTCAGGACACCAACTACAGGCGCTCCATATCAGCTGCGGAgcgcctgtctatctgtctccg ATTCCTGGCTACTGGCGATTCGTTCCGGACGATAGCCACCAGCTTCCGGGTCGGGGCCTCCACCGTGGCTTCCATCGTGTCCGATGGGGTGACGGCTATATGggactgcctggtggaggagttcatgGCTGTGCCCACTACCGAGGACTGGAGGGTGATTGCGCAGCAGTTCGAGGAGCAGTGGAACTTCCCTCTCTGTTGCGGTGCCATCGATGGGAAGCATGTTGTTCTGAAGGCCCCTGCGAACTCCGGTTCGCAGTTCTTCAACTACAAGGGAACATTTTCCATTGTTCTCTTGGCAGTTGTCGACGCAGACAAGTGCTTCCGCATCATCGATGTGGGGGGCTATGGGAGAACCAGTGATGGAGGAATTCTGGCCAACTCGGTGTTTGGTCAGGCCCTCCGAGCTGGCGATCTCAAGCTCCCTGCTGACAGAGTACTGTCAGCGGCTGCGCAGAGAGGATCCCTGCCTCATGTGTTTGTAGCGGACGAGGCCTTTCCGCTACGGACCAACCTCATGAGGCCATTCCCCGGACGCGTCCTCCCCCGAGAGCGGCGCGTCTTTAACTACCGACTGTCCCGGGCTCGGTTGGTGGTTGAAAACGCCTTCGgcatcctctcctcccagtGGCGGATCTACCGGAGGGTCATCGAGGTCCGTCCTGAGCTGGCAGAGAGATGCGTCAAGGCCACCTGTGTGCTCCACAACCTCCTCCGCAGAacagcaccaacagcagaagTGAGAGATTGCCTCCCTGTTGGTGTGGTGTTGCCTCTGCCAGGGCTGGGGAGAGTGGCTGCCAACAACGCCGGGAGAGAGGCCATCCGGATCCGCGAGACCTTCACCTCCTACTTCTCTGCAGAAGGGACCGTCTCGTGGCATGACACCATCGTATAG
- the LOC115557858 gene encoding uncharacterized protein LOC115557858 isoform X2: MDIQENDDSDNQIHTEEHWSNTSNSEDDELNTRNPTTSQLDADISENEEVLSHSEEDLIDAASNEGENHADDEDVTREKTPDFPWGSADKPLYPGAPVSKEESLLMLMSYVLRNNLTGKALTHLLELFNLMFPGLIPPSHYLFNKEFGSSSQPEVHFYCEKCLAYFGISADCPSHCTLCNTVFDANTSLKKGFYFLVIPLHAQIKQLLQEHDVNLTEKSRSFDVLTDIQSGGEYQKLCDSGVLGKDDLTLIWNCDGAPVFKSSKCSIWPIQCQIIELEPEMRKRHFLMSALWFGPTKPSMLTLLTPFVKEASLLETEGIDWQDRQGHSHISKVFVLICSSDSVARPLLRNTKQFNGFYGCDFCLHRGGKSYPYEQPEPPRRNERDHFSHAMSGTTDEPVFGVKGPSPLMQLQHFQMINGFVPEFQHNVCLGVTRQLSTLWFDTTNSDSPWYIGKEMAEVDRRLVKIKPPVEITRTPRSLTERKFWKASECRAFLLFYSLPVLKGILPARFWNHLFLLVFGIYTLLQDTIKTKSIQMAELAFTKIVIEFQRLYGKNNMTFNIHLLTHSAQSVKHWGPLWAVSTFSFESNMGTLKKYFHGTQCVPSQIVRTFLLWRELPQRAKNTIHPEHENVQSFVEELYFNKRKTENCEILNESVRGFGHPPIQESIKMLYRLALAKLCGNLSNCFWSYNRFLVDGVLYHSQNYDRLKKRYNSAVCLKDGTFCLVTDLVVFKQVCSHQISAFCSCAKLCCVLVKVLSKSHRPVCKDSQINVQSTFMYQVKKTETVNAVWPDMIKTKCVLVETDDAVSITPLPNPYERD, from the exons ATGGACATTCAAGAG AATGATGattcagataaccaaatccataCAGAAGAACACTGGAGTAACACTTCCAACAGTGAAGATGATGAACTCAACACTAGGAACCCTACCACAAGCCAATTGGATGCGGACATTTCAGAG AATGAAGAAGTCCTGTCACATTCTGAAGAGGACTTGATTGATGCCGCCAGTAATGAAGGTGAAAACCATGCTGATGATGAAGATGTGACTAGAGAAAAGACACCTGATTTTCCATGG GGCAGTGCAGACAAGCCCCTGTATCCCGGTGCACCTGTTTCAAAGGAAGAAAGTTTGTTGATGCTGATGTCGTATGTGCTGCGGAACAATTTAACAGGCAAAGCACTTACTCATTTACTGGAACTCTTCAACCTGATGTTTCCAGGTCTGATTCCACCCTCACATTACCTTTTCAACAAAGAATTTGGAAGTTCATCACAGCCTGAAGTTcacttttattgtgaaaaatGTTTAGCATACTTTGGCATTAGTGCAGACTGTCCCTCTCATTGTACCCTTTGCAACACAGTATTTGATGCCaacacaagtttaaaaaagggCTTCTACTTTCTTGTAATTCCCCTTCATGCACAGATTAAACAACTTCTGCAGGAACATGATGTTAATCTTACTGAAAAAAGTAGATCCTTTGATGTTTTAACCGACATACAGTCTGGTGGAGAGTATCAAAAATTGTGTGACAGTGGAGTTCTTGGAAAAGATGATTTGACTCTGATTTGGAATTGTGATGGTGCACCAGTGTTCAAAAGCTCTAAATGCAGCATTTGGCCGATTCAGTGCCAGATAATTGAACTGGAACCAGAAATGAGAAAAAGGCACTTTTTGATGTCAGCATTATGGTTTGGGCCAACTAAACCATCCATGTTAACATTGCTGACACCATTTGTGAAAGAAGCTTCATTATTAGAGACTGAAGGTATTGACTGGCAAGACAGACAAGGACACAGTCATATTTCTAAAGTATTTGTGCTGATTTGTAGCTCTGATTCTGTGGCTCGTCCATTGCTTCGCAACACTAAACAGTTCAATGGTTTTTACGGCTGTGATTTTTGCTTGCACAGAGGTGGTAAATCGTATCCATACGAACAACCTGAACCCCCACGTAGAAATGAGAGGGACCATTTCAGTCATGCAATGTCAGGTACAACTGATGAGCCAGTGTTTGGAGTCAAAGGGCCATCTCCTTTAATGCAGCTTCAACACTTCCAAATGATAAATGGCTTTGTACCTGAATTTCAACACAATGTGTGCCTTGGAGTCACTCGGCAGCTCTCAACACTATGGTTTGATACAACAAACAGTGATTCCCCCTGGTACATAGGTAAAGAAATGGCTGAAGTTGATAGGCGACTTGTAAAAATCAAACCACCTGTGGAGATTACTAGGACACCAAGATCACTGACTGAAAGGAAGTTCTGGAAAGCTTCAGAGTGCCGAGCATTCCTCCTTTTCTATTCACTACCTGTATTGAAAGGCATACTCCCTGCAAGATTTTGGAACCATTTGTTCCTACTGGTGTTTGGCATATATACTTTATTGCAGGATACCATAAAGACCAAAAGCATCCAGATGGCAGAGCTTGCTTTTACAAAAATTGTCATTGAGTTCCAAAGACTGTATGGGAAAAACAACATGACCTTTAATATACACTTGCTAACACACAGTGCTCAAAGTGTCAAACACTGGGGGCCATTATGGGCTGTATCAACTTTTTCATTTGAATCCAATATGGGCACTCTTAAGAAGTATTTTCATGGAACACAGTGTGTCCCCTCACAAATAGTTAGAACATTTCTGTTGTGGAGAGAATTGCCACAAAGGGCCAAGAACACTATCCACCCAGAACATGAAAATGTACAATCTTTTGTTGAAGAACTTTActttaataaaagaaaaacagaaaattgTGAAATACTAAATGAAAGTGTCAGAGGTTTTGGTCATCCCCCGATTCAAGAAAGTATTAAAATGTTATATAGGCTTGCCCTTGCAAAGTTGTGTGGAAATCTAAGCAACTGCTTCTGGTCTTACAACCGTTTTTTGGTTGATGGAGTTCTGTATCACAGTCAAAACTATGACAGACTAAAGAAGAGATACAACAGTGCTGTATGCTTGAAAGATGGTACATTTTGTTTAGTTACTGACTTGGTTGTTTTTAAACAGGTGTGTTCACATCAAATTTCTGCATTCTGTTCGTGTGCTAAActatgttgtgttttagtcAAGGTACTTTCTAAATCACACAGGCCTGTATGTAAAGATTCACAGATCAATGTACAAAGTACTTTCATGTATCAGGTTAAAAAGACTGAAACTGTTAATGCTGTCTGGCCTGACATGATTAAAACAAAATGTGTTCTTGTTGAAACAGATGATGCTGTGTCCATAACACCATTGCCAAACCCTTATGAAAGGGACTAG
- the LOC115557858 gene encoding uncharacterized protein LOC115557858 isoform X1 — translation MAKRRGPYKRYLEDYTAEIPRTTKHRWRVKNDDSDNQIHTEEHWSNTSNSEDDELNTRNPTTSQLDADISENEEVLSHSEEDLIDAASNEGENHADDEDVTREKTPDFPWGSADKPLYPGAPVSKEESLLMLMSYVLRNNLTGKALTHLLELFNLMFPGLIPPSHYLFNKEFGSSSQPEVHFYCEKCLAYFGISADCPSHCTLCNTVFDANTSLKKGFYFLVIPLHAQIKQLLQEHDVNLTEKSRSFDVLTDIQSGGEYQKLCDSGVLGKDDLTLIWNCDGAPVFKSSKCSIWPIQCQIIELEPEMRKRHFLMSALWFGPTKPSMLTLLTPFVKEASLLETEGIDWQDRQGHSHISKVFVLICSSDSVARPLLRNTKQFNGFYGCDFCLHRGGKSYPYEQPEPPRRNERDHFSHAMSGTTDEPVFGVKGPSPLMQLQHFQMINGFVPEFQHNVCLGVTRQLSTLWFDTTNSDSPWYIGKEMAEVDRRLVKIKPPVEITRTPRSLTERKFWKASECRAFLLFYSLPVLKGILPARFWNHLFLLVFGIYTLLQDTIKTKSIQMAELAFTKIVIEFQRLYGKNNMTFNIHLLTHSAQSVKHWGPLWAVSTFSFESNMGTLKKYFHGTQCVPSQIVRTFLLWRELPQRAKNTIHPEHENVQSFVEELYFNKRKTENCEILNESVRGFGHPPIQESIKMLYRLALAKLCGNLSNCFWSYNRFLVDGVLYHSQNYDRLKKRYNSAVCLKDGTFCLVTDLVVFKQVCSHQISAFCSCAKLCCVLVKVLSKSHRPVCKDSQINVQSTFMYQVKKTETVNAVWPDMIKTKCVLVETDDAVSITPLPNPYERD, via the exons AATGATGattcagataaccaaatccataCAGAAGAACACTGGAGTAACACTTCCAACAGTGAAGATGATGAACTCAACACTAGGAACCCTACCACAAGCCAATTGGATGCGGACATTTCAGAG AATGAAGAAGTCCTGTCACATTCTGAAGAGGACTTGATTGATGCCGCCAGTAATGAAGGTGAAAACCATGCTGATGATGAAGATGTGACTAGAGAAAAGACACCTGATTTTCCATGG GGCAGTGCAGACAAGCCCCTGTATCCCGGTGCACCTGTTTCAAAGGAAGAAAGTTTGTTGATGCTGATGTCGTATGTGCTGCGGAACAATTTAACAGGCAAAGCACTTACTCATTTACTGGAACTCTTCAACCTGATGTTTCCAGGTCTGATTCCACCCTCACATTACCTTTTCAACAAAGAATTTGGAAGTTCATCACAGCCTGAAGTTcacttttattgtgaaaaatGTTTAGCATACTTTGGCATTAGTGCAGACTGTCCCTCTCATTGTACCCTTTGCAACACAGTATTTGATGCCaacacaagtttaaaaaagggCTTCTACTTTCTTGTAATTCCCCTTCATGCACAGATTAAACAACTTCTGCAGGAACATGATGTTAATCTTACTGAAAAAAGTAGATCCTTTGATGTTTTAACCGACATACAGTCTGGTGGAGAGTATCAAAAATTGTGTGACAGTGGAGTTCTTGGAAAAGATGATTTGACTCTGATTTGGAATTGTGATGGTGCACCAGTGTTCAAAAGCTCTAAATGCAGCATTTGGCCGATTCAGTGCCAGATAATTGAACTGGAACCAGAAATGAGAAAAAGGCACTTTTTGATGTCAGCATTATGGTTTGGGCCAACTAAACCATCCATGTTAACATTGCTGACACCATTTGTGAAAGAAGCTTCATTATTAGAGACTGAAGGTATTGACTGGCAAGACAGACAAGGACACAGTCATATTTCTAAAGTATTTGTGCTGATTTGTAGCTCTGATTCTGTGGCTCGTCCATTGCTTCGCAACACTAAACAGTTCAATGGTTTTTACGGCTGTGATTTTTGCTTGCACAGAGGTGGTAAATCGTATCCATACGAACAACCTGAACCCCCACGTAGAAATGAGAGGGACCATTTCAGTCATGCAATGTCAGGTACAACTGATGAGCCAGTGTTTGGAGTCAAAGGGCCATCTCCTTTAATGCAGCTTCAACACTTCCAAATGATAAATGGCTTTGTACCTGAATTTCAACACAATGTGTGCCTTGGAGTCACTCGGCAGCTCTCAACACTATGGTTTGATACAACAAACAGTGATTCCCCCTGGTACATAGGTAAAGAAATGGCTGAAGTTGATAGGCGACTTGTAAAAATCAAACCACCTGTGGAGATTACTAGGACACCAAGATCACTGACTGAAAGGAAGTTCTGGAAAGCTTCAGAGTGCCGAGCATTCCTCCTTTTCTATTCACTACCTGTATTGAAAGGCATACTCCCTGCAAGATTTTGGAACCATTTGTTCCTACTGGTGTTTGGCATATATACTTTATTGCAGGATACCATAAAGACCAAAAGCATCCAGATGGCAGAGCTTGCTTTTACAAAAATTGTCATTGAGTTCCAAAGACTGTATGGGAAAAACAACATGACCTTTAATATACACTTGCTAACACACAGTGCTCAAAGTGTCAAACACTGGGGGCCATTATGGGCTGTATCAACTTTTTCATTTGAATCCAATATGGGCACTCTTAAGAAGTATTTTCATGGAACACAGTGTGTCCCCTCACAAATAGTTAGAACATTTCTGTTGTGGAGAGAATTGCCACAAAGGGCCAAGAACACTATCCACCCAGAACATGAAAATGTACAATCTTTTGTTGAAGAACTTTActttaataaaagaaaaacagaaaattgTGAAATACTAAATGAAAGTGTCAGAGGTTTTGGTCATCCCCCGATTCAAGAAAGTATTAAAATGTTATATAGGCTTGCCCTTGCAAAGTTGTGTGGAAATCTAAGCAACTGCTTCTGGTCTTACAACCGTTTTTTGGTTGATGGAGTTCTGTATCACAGTCAAAACTATGACAGACTAAAGAAGAGATACAACAGTGCTGTATGCTTGAAAGATGGTACATTTTGTTTAGTTACTGACTTGGTTGTTTTTAAACAGGTGTGTTCACATCAAATTTCTGCATTCTGTTCGTGTGCTAAActatgttgtgttttagtcAAGGTACTTTCTAAATCACACAGGCCTGTATGTAAAGATTCACAGATCAATGTACAAAGTACTTTCATGTATCAGGTTAAAAAGACTGAAACTGTTAATGCTGTCTGGCCTGACATGATTAAAACAAAATGTGTTCTTGTTGAAACAGATGATGCTGTGTCCATAACACCATTGCCAAACCCTTATGAAAGGGACTAG
- the LOC115557858 gene encoding uncharacterized protein LOC115557858 isoform X3 has product MPPVMKGSADKPLYPGAPVSKEESLLMLMSYVLRNNLTGKALTHLLELFNLMFPGLIPPSHYLFNKEFGSSSQPEVHFYCEKCLAYFGISADCPSHCTLCNTVFDANTSLKKGFYFLVIPLHAQIKQLLQEHDVNLTEKSRSFDVLTDIQSGGEYQKLCDSGVLGKDDLTLIWNCDGAPVFKSSKCSIWPIQCQIIELEPEMRKRHFLMSALWFGPTKPSMLTLLTPFVKEASLLETEGIDWQDRQGHSHISKVFVLICSSDSVARPLLRNTKQFNGFYGCDFCLHRGGKSYPYEQPEPPRRNERDHFSHAMSGTTDEPVFGVKGPSPLMQLQHFQMINGFVPEFQHNVCLGVTRQLSTLWFDTTNSDSPWYIGKEMAEVDRRLVKIKPPVEITRTPRSLTERKFWKASECRAFLLFYSLPVLKGILPARFWNHLFLLVFGIYTLLQDTIKTKSIQMAELAFTKIVIEFQRLYGKNNMTFNIHLLTHSAQSVKHWGPLWAVSTFSFESNMGTLKKYFHGTQCVPSQIVRTFLLWRELPQRAKNTIHPEHENVQSFVEELYFNKRKTENCEILNESVRGFGHPPIQESIKMLYRLALAKLCGNLSNCFWSYNRFLVDGVLYHSQNYDRLKKRYNSAVCLKDGTFCLVTDLVVFKQVCSHQISAFCSCAKLCCVLVKVLSKSHRPVCKDSQINVQSTFMYQVKKTETVNAVWPDMIKTKCVLVETDDAVSITPLPNPYERD; this is encoded by the exons ATGCCGCCAGTAATGAAG GGCAGTGCAGACAAGCCCCTGTATCCCGGTGCACCTGTTTCAAAGGAAGAAAGTTTGTTGATGCTGATGTCGTATGTGCTGCGGAACAATTTAACAGGCAAAGCACTTACTCATTTACTGGAACTCTTCAACCTGATGTTTCCAGGTCTGATTCCACCCTCACATTACCTTTTCAACAAAGAATTTGGAAGTTCATCACAGCCTGAAGTTcacttttattgtgaaaaatGTTTAGCATACTTTGGCATTAGTGCAGACTGTCCCTCTCATTGTACCCTTTGCAACACAGTATTTGATGCCaacacaagtttaaaaaagggCTTCTACTTTCTTGTAATTCCCCTTCATGCACAGATTAAACAACTTCTGCAGGAACATGATGTTAATCTTACTGAAAAAAGTAGATCCTTTGATGTTTTAACCGACATACAGTCTGGTGGAGAGTATCAAAAATTGTGTGACAGTGGAGTTCTTGGAAAAGATGATTTGACTCTGATTTGGAATTGTGATGGTGCACCAGTGTTCAAAAGCTCTAAATGCAGCATTTGGCCGATTCAGTGCCAGATAATTGAACTGGAACCAGAAATGAGAAAAAGGCACTTTTTGATGTCAGCATTATGGTTTGGGCCAACTAAACCATCCATGTTAACATTGCTGACACCATTTGTGAAAGAAGCTTCATTATTAGAGACTGAAGGTATTGACTGGCAAGACAGACAAGGACACAGTCATATTTCTAAAGTATTTGTGCTGATTTGTAGCTCTGATTCTGTGGCTCGTCCATTGCTTCGCAACACTAAACAGTTCAATGGTTTTTACGGCTGTGATTTTTGCTTGCACAGAGGTGGTAAATCGTATCCATACGAACAACCTGAACCCCCACGTAGAAATGAGAGGGACCATTTCAGTCATGCAATGTCAGGTACAACTGATGAGCCAGTGTTTGGAGTCAAAGGGCCATCTCCTTTAATGCAGCTTCAACACTTCCAAATGATAAATGGCTTTGTACCTGAATTTCAACACAATGTGTGCCTTGGAGTCACTCGGCAGCTCTCAACACTATGGTTTGATACAACAAACAGTGATTCCCCCTGGTACATAGGTAAAGAAATGGCTGAAGTTGATAGGCGACTTGTAAAAATCAAACCACCTGTGGAGATTACTAGGACACCAAGATCACTGACTGAAAGGAAGTTCTGGAAAGCTTCAGAGTGCCGAGCATTCCTCCTTTTCTATTCACTACCTGTATTGAAAGGCATACTCCCTGCAAGATTTTGGAACCATTTGTTCCTACTGGTGTTTGGCATATATACTTTATTGCAGGATACCATAAAGACCAAAAGCATCCAGATGGCAGAGCTTGCTTTTACAAAAATTGTCATTGAGTTCCAAAGACTGTATGGGAAAAACAACATGACCTTTAATATACACTTGCTAACACACAGTGCTCAAAGTGTCAAACACTGGGGGCCATTATGGGCTGTATCAACTTTTTCATTTGAATCCAATATGGGCACTCTTAAGAAGTATTTTCATGGAACACAGTGTGTCCCCTCACAAATAGTTAGAACATTTCTGTTGTGGAGAGAATTGCCACAAAGGGCCAAGAACACTATCCACCCAGAACATGAAAATGTACAATCTTTTGTTGAAGAACTTTActttaataaaagaaaaacagaaaattgTGAAATACTAAATGAAAGTGTCAGAGGTTTTGGTCATCCCCCGATTCAAGAAAGTATTAAAATGTTATATAGGCTTGCCCTTGCAAAGTTGTGTGGAAATCTAAGCAACTGCTTCTGGTCTTACAACCGTTTTTTGGTTGATGGAGTTCTGTATCACAGTCAAAACTATGACAGACTAAAGAAGAGATACAACAGTGCTGTATGCTTGAAAGATGGTACATTTTGTTTAGTTACTGACTTGGTTGTTTTTAAACAGGTGTGTTCACATCAAATTTCTGCATTCTGTTCGTGTGCTAAActatgttgtgttttagtcAAGGTACTTTCTAAATCACACAGGCCTGTATGTAAAGATTCACAGATCAATGTACAAAGTACTTTCATGTATCAGGTTAAAAAGACTGAAACTGTTAATGCTGTCTGGCCTGACATGATTAAAACAAAATGTGTTCTTGTTGAAACAGATGATGCTGTGTCCATAACACCATTGCCAAACCCTTATGAAAGGGACTAG